A window from Pseudomonas frederiksbergensis encodes these proteins:
- a CDS encoding SDR family oxidoreductase, which produces MTNQTSKVAIVTGASRGIGAVIAKHLAKQGFAVAINYASSATEASRLVVELRQAGHQAIAIKADVANSDDVRRLFDETEMQLGKVDVLVNNAGILKVLPLAQHTDELFDQTFNIHARGTFNTLREAATRLNAGGRIINFSSSTVGLNLPGYAVYIASKAAVESLTQVFAKEMRGRNITVNAVAPGPVATDLFLHGKSEEQIQTFAKMAPLERLAQPEDIARVVSFLVGPDSAWVNGQILRVNGGLV; this is translated from the coding sequence ATGACGAACCAAACTTCGAAAGTTGCCATCGTGACCGGCGCCTCCCGTGGCATCGGCGCGGTGATCGCCAAACATCTGGCCAAACAAGGTTTCGCCGTCGCAATCAACTACGCCAGCAGTGCCACCGAAGCTTCAAGACTGGTGGTGGAATTGCGTCAGGCCGGGCATCAGGCCATAGCGATCAAGGCTGACGTGGCCAATTCCGACGACGTACGCCGGCTGTTCGACGAGACCGAAATGCAACTGGGCAAGGTCGATGTGCTGGTCAACAACGCCGGCATTCTCAAAGTGCTGCCGCTGGCGCAACACACTGACGAACTGTTCGACCAGACCTTCAACATCCACGCTCGCGGCACGTTCAACACCCTGCGTGAAGCCGCCACCCGCCTGAACGCTGGGGGGCGGATCATCAACTTCTCCAGCAGCACCGTCGGCCTGAACCTGCCGGGCTACGCGGTGTACATCGCGAGCAAAGCGGCGGTGGAATCCCTGACCCAGGTGTTCGCCAAGGAAATGCGCGGTCGCAATATCACCGTCAACGCCGTGGCCCCCGGTCCGGTGGCGACCGACCTGTTCCTGCACGGCAAGAGCGAAGAGCAGATCCAGACTTTCGCCAAGATGGCCCCGCTGGAACGTCTGGCTCAGCCAGAAGACATCGCTCGCGTTGTGTCTTTTCTGGTCGGCCCGGACTCGGCGTGGGTCAACGGGCAAATCCTGCGCGTCAACGGTGGGCTGGTTTAA
- a CDS encoding LysR family transcriptional regulator, whose protein sequence is MDQVKAMKVFVRIYERSSFTLAADDLNLPRATLTHTLNQFEAWLGTRLLERSTRKVRPTLDGEAYYLRCVQLLAELEEAELAFRSVAPKGRLRVDLHGTLARHFVIPALPQFMARYPDIELSISEADRFVDLIAEGVDCVLRAGTLGDSALIGRRVANLRQITCASPAYLRKYGEPTSLDDLKHHRAVNYVSRTTAKLFPFEFMVDGELKEVAIDGALSVFGAEIYAASAIAGLGLIQCPHYRMETQISQGLVQEVLIDTPPPPMPVSVLYPHNRHMSPRVRVFVDWLGEVFAGAV, encoded by the coding sequence GTGGATCAAGTCAAAGCGATGAAGGTTTTCGTACGGATCTACGAGCGCAGCAGCTTCACGCTGGCTGCCGACGACCTGAACCTGCCGCGGGCGACGCTGACCCACACGCTGAATCAATTCGAAGCCTGGCTCGGTACGCGTTTATTGGAGCGAAGCACCCGCAAGGTACGTCCTACACTGGATGGCGAGGCGTACTACCTGCGTTGCGTGCAGCTGCTGGCGGAGCTGGAAGAAGCCGAACTGGCATTCCGAAGCGTCGCCCCGAAGGGCCGATTGCGCGTGGATTTGCATGGCACGCTGGCCAGGCACTTCGTCATCCCGGCGTTGCCGCAGTTCATGGCGCGCTACCCGGACATCGAACTGTCCATCAGCGAGGCCGACCGCTTTGTCGACCTGATCGCTGAAGGCGTCGACTGCGTGCTGCGCGCCGGCACCTTGGGCGACTCCGCGCTGATCGGCCGCCGCGTTGCCAACCTGCGCCAAATCACCTGCGCCAGCCCCGCGTATTTGCGCAAATACGGCGAACCGACAAGCCTCGACGACCTGAAGCATCATCGTGCCGTGAACTACGTCTCGCGCACGACTGCCAAGTTATTTCCCTTCGAATTCATGGTTGACGGCGAGCTGAAGGAAGTCGCCATCGATGGCGCGCTTTCCGTGTTCGGCGCAGAAATTTATGCGGCGTCGGCGATCGCCGGGCTGGGCCTGATCCAGTGCCCGCATTACCGAATGGAGACGCAGATTTCCCAGGGTCTGGTGCAGGAAGTCCTGATCGACACGCCACCACCGCCGATGCCGGTTTCGGTGTTGTATCCGCACAACCGACACATGTCGCCACGGGTTCGGGTGTTTGTGGATTGGTTGGGGGAAGTGTTTGCGGGGGCTGTTTGA
- the mgrA gene encoding L-glyceraldehyde 3-phosphate reductase has translation MTYTAAENRYDSIPYRRVGRSGLVLPALSLGLWHNFGDSTPIDTQRSLLRTAFDLGINHFDLANNYGPPYGSAEINFGRLLREDFKQYRDELIISSKAGWDMWAGPYGQGGGSRKYVLASLDQSLQRLGLDYVDIFYSHRFDPDTPLEETASALATAVQQGKALYIGISSYSGVKTREMAALLKEWKVPLLIHQPAYNLLNRWVEKDLLETTDELGTGVIAFTPLAQGLLTDKYLNGVPADARVNRPGGDSLQAAHLSEANIAHVRALNEIAKRRGQSLAQLALAWTLRDPRVTSALIGASRPEQIIENVGALKNLSFSSEELAEIDRFAQEGGVNLWEKPSTAE, from the coding sequence ATGACCTACACCGCTGCCGAAAACCGCTACGACTCCATCCCTTACCGCCGCGTGGGGCGCAGCGGGCTGGTGCTGCCGGCACTGTCTCTGGGCCTGTGGCACAACTTCGGCGACAGCACGCCGATCGACACCCAGCGATCGTTGCTGCGTACTGCGTTTGATTTGGGCATCAACCATTTCGACCTGGCCAACAACTACGGCCCGCCGTATGGCAGTGCCGAGATCAATTTCGGTCGTTTGCTGCGTGAAGACTTCAAGCAGTATCGCGACGAGCTGATCATCTCCAGCAAGGCCGGTTGGGACATGTGGGCCGGCCCTTATGGTCAGGGCGGCGGTTCGCGCAAATACGTGCTGGCCAGCCTTGATCAGAGCCTGCAGCGCCTGGGCCTGGACTACGTGGACATCTTCTATTCCCACCGCTTCGACCCGGACACGCCGCTGGAAGAAACCGCCAGCGCACTGGCCACCGCGGTGCAACAGGGCAAGGCGTTGTACATCGGTATCTCCTCGTACTCGGGGGTTAAAACCCGTGAAATGGCCGCACTGCTGAAAGAGTGGAAAGTCCCGTTGCTGATTCATCAGCCGGCTTACAACCTGCTCAACCGTTGGGTGGAAAAAGACCTGCTGGAGACGACGGATGAACTCGGTACCGGCGTGATTGCGTTTACGCCGTTGGCTCAGGGGTTGTTGACCGACAAGTACCTCAACGGTGTGCCAGCGGACGCGCGGGTCAATCGTCCCGGAGGTGATTCGTTGCAGGCGGCGCACCTGTCCGAAGCCAACATCGCTCATGTGCGTGCACTGAATGAGATCGCCAAGCGTCGCGGTCAGAGCCTGGCGCAGCTGGCATTGGCGTGGACCTTACGCGATCCGCGTGTGACGTCGGCGTTGATCGGTGCGAGCCGGCCGGAGCAGATTATCGAGAATGTCGGGGCGTTGAAGAATCTGAGCTTTAGCTCGGAGGAATTGGCGGAGATTGACCGGTTTGCCCAAGAGGGCGGGGTCAATCTTTGGGAGAAGCCTTCGACGGCTGAATGA